The Pirellulimonas nuda genome includes a region encoding these proteins:
- a CDS encoding J domain-containing protein has protein sequence MSDPPEHPDAGDEPEPEWSRLPHDAVGFFALTEPIDRKELKRAYNRLIRRYKPERAPAEFQRIRAAYEQLDERLRYGESVTPAPRQKVVWEETPPEEPVPERVVRPIGSARPEPRGPDPVASPLNSPAPAPDPQPDTPPSHSPPTRPKPTPKRPAPLTQRLTTEPPGELYAQLMQKQHKSPFDYYALAVLADVVERKAPLKFAEWLLAGVRAHPGDGALARLLHEYVRGPLPDGAAEKLLPAVARVVRNDGFYALTEPLWRSLLRETSVDEFAGLLAACERELHDTQIVGRMVFYVQLAGGALLMGEHPWPLQAIDYVERNFEQIPPWMEQDVDMLGVLREYAAVRARFVQGHPLRAQIDAALRDYFTQDQQAGDRSVVACQVAIASDLDGLAAAFPLEENELYEAFYPIWAFVSWDVGERHAPPVEQESPAPDWSGRVVELVRLLGRQGMDSVTELKWGTVGCLTGLLATVITAAVVGVVYLVLAAVVRLIYSQPPDWLFIAFIIACIVGPAALWLVVKHKLNPRIRDPYREKIAKRMFRDVWRPGVLRFLQRSHLDDHIFRTLLGKTPADIPMAAEIYRFVQQDYAVPMLVTAQRFLA, from the coding sequence TTGAGCGACCCACCCGAACACCCTGACGCGGGCGACGAGCCGGAACCCGAATGGTCGCGCCTGCCGCACGACGCGGTGGGCTTCTTTGCGCTCACCGAACCGATCGACCGCAAGGAACTGAAGCGGGCCTACAACCGCTTGATCCGCCGCTACAAGCCGGAGCGGGCGCCGGCCGAGTTCCAGCGGATCCGTGCGGCGTACGAGCAGCTCGACGAGCGGTTGCGGTACGGGGAGTCGGTTACGCCCGCGCCGCGGCAGAAAGTGGTGTGGGAAGAAACGCCGCCCGAGGAGCCGGTTCCCGAGCGCGTCGTCCGTCCGATCGGCTCGGCGCGGCCAGAGCCCCGCGGGCCCGATCCGGTCGCATCGCCACTCAATTCGCCGGCGCCGGCGCCCGATCCCCAGCCTGACACCCCGCCGTCCCATTCGCCGCCGACTCGGCCAAAACCAACGCCGAAGCGGCCTGCGCCGCTCACCCAGCGGTTGACGACTGAGCCGCCGGGAGAGCTTTATGCCCAGCTGATGCAGAAGCAGCATAAGTCGCCGTTTGATTACTATGCGCTAGCGGTGCTGGCGGACGTGGTGGAGCGCAAGGCGCCGCTAAAGTTTGCCGAGTGGCTGCTGGCGGGGGTAAGGGCGCACCCGGGGGACGGCGCGCTGGCGCGGCTGCTGCACGAGTATGTACGCGGTCCGCTCCCCGACGGCGCCGCCGAGAAGCTGCTGCCGGCGGTTGCGCGCGTGGTGCGGAACGACGGGTTCTACGCGTTGACCGAACCGTTGTGGCGGTCGCTGCTGCGTGAGACGTCCGTCGATGAGTTTGCGGGGCTTCTGGCCGCGTGCGAGCGCGAACTGCACGACACGCAGATTGTGGGTCGGATGGTGTTCTACGTCCAGCTCGCGGGGGGCGCGCTGCTGATGGGAGAACACCCGTGGCCGCTGCAGGCGATCGACTACGTCGAACGCAACTTCGAGCAGATCCCGCCGTGGATGGAGCAGGACGTCGACATGCTGGGCGTGCTGCGTGAGTACGCCGCGGTCCGCGCGAGGTTTGTCCAGGGGCATCCGCTGCGGGCGCAGATCGACGCGGCGCTGCGCGACTACTTCACGCAGGACCAGCAGGCCGGCGACCGCAGCGTGGTGGCGTGCCAGGTAGCGATCGCTAGCGACTTAGACGGACTCGCCGCGGCGTTTCCGCTGGAAGAGAACGAGCTGTACGAGGCGTTCTACCCGATCTGGGCGTTCGTGAGCTGGGACGTGGGCGAACGCCACGCGCCGCCGGTAGAACAGGAGTCGCCGGCGCCTGATTGGTCGGGGCGTGTGGTAGAGTTGGTCCGGCTCTTAGGGCGACAGGGCATGGACAGCGTCACAGAGCTCAAGTGGGGGACCGTTGGTTGCCTGACCGGACTGCTTGCAACGGTGATCACGGCAGCCGTGGTCGGCGTGGTTTATCTGGTGCTGGCCGCAGTAGTCCGTTTGATCTATAGCCAACCCCCTGATTGGCTGTTTATCGCCTTCATCATCGCTTGCATCGTGGGCCCTGCCGCGCTCTGGCTGGTGGTGAAGCACAAGCTCAACCCGCGTATACGCGACCCCTACCGCGAGAAGATCGCGAAACGGATGTTCCGGGACGTCTGGCGCCCCGGCGTGCTCCGGTTCTTGCAGCGGTCGCATCTCGACGACCACATCTTCCGCACCCTGCTGGGCAAGACCCCGGCCGACATCCCTATGGCGGCCGAGATTTACAGATTCGTCCAGCAAGACTACGCGGTCCCGATGCTCGTCACGGCGCAGCGCTTCCTCGCGTAG
- a CDS encoding Hsp70 family protein: MIVGIDLGTTNSLCAVFQDGAPRLVPNSLGGFLTPSVVAVLDDGAVLVGEAARELRVTQPQRCASCFKRLMGSGEKLTLAGREFTAPELSSLVLGSLKHDAEVLLGEPVTEAVVTVPAYFNDNQRKATRLAGRLAGLKVRRIVNEPTAAALCYGLHDRDAEKRLLVVDLGGGTFDVTLMEVFEGTLEIISTSGESFLGGEDFTERLVAVILKRDGVQLEVAELKQPLRVARLRQQCEAAKRALGAAEEARVALPDEAGNVAPGGATVKVTRKAFADAVRPLVERIEAPVAKALRDGRASPGDVDEVILVGGATRMAPVREFVERYFSKAPLTKINPDEVVCLGAAVQAALIADDRAVEDMVMTDVCPFTLGVDSAKEIGAQLKSGYFVPVIHRNTTIPVSKEHPFATIAANQRTVRFDVYQGEHRRVEQNLKIGSLEVTGVPAGPAGQTVWVRFTYDLNGILEVEAYAEGASDKFSTVITSHAAELDEDDLAEALRKMQALKYYPREDMANQRLLRMGERLTGEVSPFHREQLEQALDALERAMGEGDKELVESTRQFVLETFSMLGFEVDEE, from the coding sequence GTGATCGTCGGCATCGACCTCGGCACCACCAACTCGCTGTGCGCGGTGTTCCAAGACGGGGCGCCGCGGCTTGTGCCCAATTCCTTGGGGGGGTTCCTGACCCCCAGCGTGGTGGCGGTGCTAGACGACGGCGCCGTGCTGGTGGGCGAGGCGGCCCGCGAGCTGCGCGTCACCCAGCCCCAGCGGTGCGCCTCGTGCTTCAAGCGGCTGATGGGCTCGGGGGAGAAGCTCACGCTTGCCGGCCGAGAGTTCACCGCGCCGGAGCTATCGAGCCTGGTGCTGGGGTCGCTCAAGCACGACGCCGAAGTGCTGCTCGGCGAGCCGGTGACCGAGGCGGTAGTGACCGTCCCCGCGTACTTCAACGACAACCAGCGGAAGGCGACCCGGCTGGCCGGGCGGCTCGCGGGGCTCAAGGTGCGGCGGATCGTCAACGAGCCGACCGCCGCGGCGCTGTGCTACGGGCTGCACGACCGCGACGCCGAGAAGCGGCTGCTGGTGGTCGACCTGGGAGGGGGCACGTTCGACGTGACGCTGATGGAGGTGTTCGAGGGGACGCTGGAGATCATCAGCACCTCCGGCGAGAGCTTCCTGGGGGGCGAAGACTTCACCGAGCGCCTGGTGGCGGTGATCCTCAAACGCGACGGCGTGCAACTGGAAGTGGCGGAGCTGAAGCAGCCGCTGCGGGTGGCCCGGCTGCGCCAACAGTGCGAGGCGGCCAAGCGCGCCCTCGGCGCCGCGGAGGAAGCGCGCGTGGCGCTGCCGGACGAAGCGGGCAACGTCGCGCCGGGGGGCGCCACGGTCAAGGTCACGCGCAAGGCGTTTGCGGACGCGGTGCGGCCGCTGGTTGAGCGGATCGAGGCGCCGGTGGCCAAGGCGCTGCGCGACGGGCGGGCCTCGCCGGGCGACGTGGACGAGGTGATCCTGGTCGGGGGCGCCACGCGGATGGCGCCGGTGCGTGAGTTTGTCGAGCGGTACTTCAGCAAGGCGCCCCTCACCAAGATCAACCCGGACGAGGTGGTGTGCCTGGGCGCGGCGGTGCAGGCGGCGCTGATCGCGGACGACCGCGCGGTGGAAGACATGGTGATGACCGACGTCTGCCCCTTCACGCTGGGGGTCGACTCGGCCAAGGAGATCGGCGCCCAGCTCAAGAGCGGCTACTTCGTGCCGGTGATCCACCGCAACACGACGATCCCGGTCAGCAAGGAGCACCCGTTCGCCACGATCGCCGCGAACCAGAGGACGGTGCGGTTCGATGTGTACCAGGGCGAGCACCGCCGGGTGGAGCAGAACCTGAAGATCGGCTCGCTGGAGGTGACCGGCGTCCCGGCCGGCCCCGCGGGGCAGACGGTGTGGGTGCGGTTCACGTACGACCTGAACGGCATCCTCGAGGTAGAGGCCTACGCCGAGGGGGCGAGCGACAAGTTCAGCACCGTCATCACCAGCCACGCCGCGGAGCTGGACGAGGACGATCTGGCCGAGGCGCTCCGGAAGATGCAGGCCCTGAAGTACTACCCGCGCGAGGACATGGCCAACCAGCGGCTGCTGCGGATGGGGGAGCGGCTCACGGGCGAGGTGAGCCCGTTCCACCGCGAGCAGCTCGAGCAGGCGCTCGACGCGCTCGAACGCGCGATGGGCGAGGGGGACAAGGAGCTAGTAGAATCAACCCGGCAGTTCGTGCTGGAGACGTTCTCGATGCTGGGTTTCGAGGTCGATGAAGAGTGA
- a CDS encoding DUF1501 domain-containing protein, which produces MSKPDFCGRTRREFLWESGGGFGAAALAGMLGADGFFSKSARASQAPANPLAAKPMQLPGKAKSVIFLFMYGGPSHIDTFDYKPAMLGMDQKSIAVDTFGRGGKKNVGRIIEPRWKFRQYGQCGKHVSDLFPHVGGCVDDIAFLHSMTADSPIHGSAMLMMNSGKLTSGSPSMGSWVNYGLGSPNRNLPGYVVMLDPSGGPISGAKNWSSGYMPATFQGTTFRHEGSPILDLTRPEGVTRTQQRDLLDTLDRVNARHLAARTDNTELAARVRSYELAYQMQVSAPESVELSQEAQATLDMYGVGQKPTHHFGSQCLIARRLVERGVRFIQLYSGGSHLDANWDAHGDLENNHNQHAAETDKPIAGLLRDLKQRGLLDETLVIWGGEFGRQPTAEYAKGTGRDHNSYGFTMWMAGGGVKGGVSVGTTDELGSRAVERPLTVKELHATALQQLGLDPNHLTYFYAGLDQKLVGVEPVEPIREVIA; this is translated from the coding sequence ATGAGCAAACCCGACTTCTGCGGCCGCACGCGGCGTGAGTTCCTGTGGGAGAGCGGCGGCGGGTTCGGCGCCGCGGCGCTGGCCGGCATGCTGGGGGCCGATGGGTTCTTCTCGAAGAGCGCCCGCGCCTCGCAGGCGCCCGCCAACCCGCTGGCCGCCAAGCCGATGCAGCTCCCGGGAAAGGCCAAGAGCGTCATCTTCCTCTTCATGTACGGCGGCCCCAGCCACATCGACACGTTCGACTACAAGCCGGCGATGCTGGGGATGGACCAGAAGTCCATCGCGGTCGACACCTTCGGCCGCGGCGGCAAGAAGAACGTCGGCCGGATCATCGAGCCGCGGTGGAAGTTCCGCCAGTACGGCCAGTGCGGCAAGCACGTCAGCGACCTGTTCCCGCACGTCGGCGGGTGTGTCGACGACATCGCGTTCCTGCACTCGATGACGGCCGACTCGCCGATCCACGGCTCCGCGATGCTGATGATGAACTCGGGGAAGCTTACCTCGGGGAGCCCGTCGATGGGCTCGTGGGTGAACTACGGGCTCGGGAGCCCCAACCGCAACCTGCCGGGCTACGTGGTGATGCTGGACCCCTCGGGGGGGCCCATCTCGGGCGCCAAGAACTGGTCCAGCGGCTACATGCCCGCCACGTTCCAGGGGACCACGTTCAGGCACGAGGGCTCGCCCATCCTCGACCTCACCCGCCCCGAGGGGGTGACCCGCACGCAGCAACGCGACCTCTTGGACACGCTCGACCGCGTGAACGCCCGCCACCTGGCTGCACGCACGGACAACACCGAGCTGGCCGCGCGGGTGCGTAGCTACGAGCTGGCGTACCAGATGCAGGTCTCGGCGCCCGAGTCGGTGGAGCTTTCGCAAGAGGCCCAGGCGACGCTCGACATGTACGGCGTCGGCCAGAAGCCGACCCACCACTTCGGCTCGCAGTGCCTGATCGCCCGCCGGCTGGTGGAGCGCGGCGTGCGGTTCATCCAGCTCTACTCGGGGGGCTCACACCTGGACGCCAACTGGGACGCCCACGGCGACCTGGAGAACAACCACAACCAGCACGCCGCGGAAACCGACAAGCCGATCGCCGGGCTGCTGCGCGACCTCAAGCAACGCGGCCTGCTAGACGAGACGCTGGTGATCTGGGGGGGCGAGTTCGGCCGCCAGCCGACGGCCGAGTACGCCAAGGGCACGGGACGCGACCACAACAGTTACGGCTTCACCATGTGGATGGCCGGCGGCGGCGTGAAGGGGGGCGTGTCGGTCGGCACGACCGACGAGCTGGGGAGCCGCGCCGTCGAACGCCCGCTCACGGTCAAGGAACTACACGCCACGGCGCTGCAGCAGCTCGGCCTCGACCCCAACCACCTGACGTACTTCTACGCGGGGCTGGACCAGAAGCTGGTGGGGGTAGAGCCGGTCGAGCCGATCCGGGAAGTCATCGCGTAG
- a CDS encoding PSD1 and planctomycete cytochrome C domain-containing protein — protein sequence MRVLLPLIAIYALAAPAAAQHAAQAPSFARDVQPILAARCYACHGPDQQQSGLALHSRAGALAEADTGTPAVTPGDAAGSELVRRIASSEAWERMPPEGEPLTATQIETLRAWIDAGAGYEPHWAFVERGDPRPPETTDQRWARNGIDRFVLARLEAAGLRPAAEADNRTLARRLYYDLTGLPPTPQQLEAFLHDDRPDAYERLVDKLLDSPHYGERWARHWLDLVRYAETNSFERDGAKPGAWKYRDYVIRSLNDDKPYDRFIREQLAGDELDEVTPETMTATGYYRLGAWDDEPADPEQSLADELDNIVSTTSQAVLGLTVGCARCHDHKIDPVPQTDYYGLVAFMADVTTYGVRSDQTTNNQWAASGERVNRQHAQAQRRLAQLERRVHDLEQRGIAEMPAADQRRSETHERPEVLKKLKDFLPKGDWQRYEGLVAERDAVVRERAGLPKQEFVLALAKCDPRPDVTHVMLRGNAHALGDPVEPCFPELFGDDPPRLPTAAEGARTAGRRRVLADWITAPENRLTPRVIANRVWQHHFGRGIVRSSNNFGQLGTPPTHPELLDWLANWLVDNDWRLKPLHRLMVTSSSYRMSSQADDAALAADPQNDLFWRFDMRRLSAEEIRDTVLQVSGQLDGALYGPSIYPRLSREVLATQSQPGNGWPTTPDAQAARRSIYIHVKRSLIPPELAAFDFPETDTSCEARFVTTQPAQALNLLHSGFVQRQAGLFAQRVKKKARGEGRELVVYALELALGRPADEETIADGLELIETSQSRHGLSPDAAFEQFCLLVLNLNEFVYLD from the coding sequence GTGCGAGTACTCCTCCCGCTAATTGCGATCTACGCCCTCGCTGCGCCCGCGGCCGCCCAGCACGCGGCCCAAGCCCCCAGCTTCGCGCGCGACGTTCAGCCCATCCTTGCCGCACGCTGTTACGCCTGCCACGGGCCGGACCAGCAGCAGTCGGGCCTGGCGCTGCACAGCCGCGCGGGGGCGCTCGCCGAGGCAGACACGGGGACCCCCGCCGTCACGCCGGGCGACGCGGCCGGCAGCGAGCTGGTGCGGCGTATTGCGTCCAGCGAAGCTTGGGAGCGGATGCCCCCCGAGGGGGAGCCGCTCACCGCGACGCAAATCGAAACATTGCGGGCCTGGATCGACGCGGGCGCCGGCTACGAGCCCCACTGGGCGTTTGTTGAGCGGGGCGATCCACGGCCGCCGGAGACGACCGACCAGCGCTGGGCACGCAACGGCATCGACCGCTTCGTGCTGGCGCGGCTCGAGGCGGCCGGGCTGCGGCCGGCGGCCGAGGCCGACAATCGCACGCTGGCGCGGCGGCTCTACTACGACCTCACCGGTCTGCCGCCGACGCCGCAGCAATTGGAAGCGTTCCTGCACGACGACCGGCCCGACGCCTACGAGCGGTTGGTCGACAAGCTGCTCGACTCGCCCCACTACGGCGAGCGCTGGGCGCGGCACTGGCTCGACCTGGTGCGCTACGCGGAGACCAACAGCTTCGAGCGCGACGGCGCCAAGCCGGGCGCGTGGAAGTACCGCGACTACGTCATCCGTTCGCTCAACGACGACAAGCCCTACGACCGGTTCATCCGCGAGCAGCTCGCCGGCGACGAGCTAGACGAGGTGACCCCCGAGACGATGACCGCCACCGGTTACTACCGGCTGGGCGCCTGGGACGACGAGCCGGCCGACCCCGAGCAGTCGCTGGCGGACGAGCTCGACAACATCGTCAGCACCACTAGCCAAGCGGTGCTGGGGCTGACCGTCGGCTGCGCGCGGTGCCACGACCACAAGATCGACCCGGTTCCCCAGACCGACTACTACGGCCTGGTGGCGTTCATGGCGGACGTCACCACCTACGGCGTGCGGTCGGACCAGACCACCAACAACCAGTGGGCCGCCAGCGGCGAGCGGGTGAACCGCCAGCACGCGCAGGCGCAGCGGAGGCTAGCGCAGCTCGAACGCCGCGTCCACGACCTCGAGCAGCGGGGCATCGCCGAGATGCCTGCGGCGGACCAACGCCGCAGCGAGACCCACGAGCGCCCCGAGGTGCTCAAGAAACTCAAAGACTTCCTCCCCAAGGGGGATTGGCAGCGGTACGAGGGCCTCGTCGCCGAGCGCGACGCGGTGGTGCGCGAGCGCGCGGGGCTGCCGAAGCAAGAGTTCGTGTTGGCGCTTGCCAAGTGCGACCCGCGTCCCGACGTCACGCACGTGATGCTGCGCGGCAACGCCCACGCGTTGGGCGACCCGGTAGAGCCCTGCTTCCCGGAGCTGTTCGGCGACGACCCGCCGCGGCTCCCCACCGCCGCCGAGGGCGCCCGTACCGCCGGCCGGCGGCGGGTGCTGGCCGACTGGATCACGGCGCCCGAGAACCGGCTCACCCCGCGCGTGATCGCCAACCGCGTGTGGCAGCACCACTTCGGCCGCGGCATCGTCCGCAGCAGCAACAACTTCGGCCAGCTCGGCACGCCCCCCACGCACCCCGAGCTGCTCGACTGGCTCGCCAATTGGTTGGTCGATAACGATTGGCGGCTCAAGCCGCTGCACCGGCTGATGGTCACGTCGAGCTCGTACCGGATGAGCAGCCAGGCGGACGACGCGGCGCTCGCCGCCGACCCGCAGAACGACCTGTTCTGGCGGTTCGACATGCGCCGGCTCAGCGCCGAAGAGATCCGCGACACGGTGCTGCAGGTCAGCGGGCAGCTCGACGGGGCGCTGTACGGACCCAGCATCTACCCGCGGCTGTCGCGCGAGGTGCTTGCCACGCAGAGCCAGCCCGGCAACGGCTGGCCGACCACCCCCGACGCCCAGGCGGCGCGTCGCAGCATCTATATCCACGTCAAGCGGAGCCTGATCCCGCCGGAGCTTGCCGCGTTCGACTTCCCCGAGACCGACACGAGCTGCGAGGCGCGTTTCGTGACCACGCAGCCGGCCCAGGCGCTGAACCTGCTGCACAGCGGCTTCGTGCAGCGGCAGGCGGGGTTGTTTGCCCAGAGGGTCAAGAAAAAGGCGAGGGGCGAGGGGCGAGAGCTTGTTGTGTATGCGCTCGAGCTAGCGCTCGGCCGGCCGGCGGATGAAGAGACGATCGCCGACGGGTTGGAATTGATCGAGACCAGCCAATCGCGTCATGGGTTGTCGCCCGACGCGGCGTTTGAACAGTTTTGTTTGTTGGTGTTGAACCTGAACGAGTTTGTTTACCTCGATTGA
- a CDS encoding 3-keto-disaccharide hydrolase encodes MPALLLTLLFAGAAVAAEPQPLFNGRDLDGWHADVPALDKNPSGESPFIVRDGMLVSLGDPRGHLITDAEHQNYRLDVEYRFAAKPGNCGVLIHASKPRALYSMFPQSLEVQMQSREAGDFWCIEEDVTVPDMVERRGPKQNWGVNGRKARRIKNLTDGSENPVGEWNHMTIETLGDRVRVWVNGDLVNDGAGCTASKGQIAIQAEGSEVEFRRLDLTPIEALSEEQ; translated from the coding sequence ATGCCCGCGCTTCTCCTCACGCTCCTGTTCGCCGGCGCCGCCGTCGCCGCCGAGCCCCAGCCGCTGTTCAACGGACGCGACCTCGACGGCTGGCACGCCGACGTGCCGGCGCTTGACAAGAACCCCTCGGGCGAGTCTCCGTTCATCGTCCGCGACGGCATGCTGGTGAGCCTGGGCGACCCGCGTGGGCACCTGATCACCGACGCCGAGCACCAGAACTACCGCCTCGACGTTGAGTACCGCTTTGCCGCGAAGCCCGGCAACTGCGGCGTGCTGATCCACGCGTCGAAGCCGCGGGCGCTGTACTCCATGTTCCCGCAGTCGTTGGAGGTGCAGATGCAGTCGCGCGAGGCGGGGGACTTCTGGTGCATCGAAGAAGACGTCACGGTCCCCGACATGGTCGAGCGGCGCGGCCCCAAGCAGAACTGGGGCGTCAACGGCCGCAAGGCGCGGCGCATCAAGAACCTGACCGACGGATCGGAGAACCCGGTCGGCGAGTGGAACCACATGACAATCGAGACGCTGGGAGACCGCGTGCGCGTGTGGGTGAACGGCGACCTGGTGAACGACGGCGCCGGCTGCACCGCGAGCAAGGGGCAAATCGCGATCCAGGCAGAGGGCTCCGAGGTAGAGTTCCGCCGGTTGGACCTGACGCCGATCGAGGCGCTGAGTGAAGAACAATAG